A window of the Canis lupus baileyi chromosome 8, mCanLup2.hap1, whole genome shotgun sequence genome harbors these coding sequences:
- the GADD45A gene encoding growth arrest and DNA damage-inducible protein GADD45 alpha: protein MTLEEFSAAEQKSERMDKVGDALEEVLSKALSQRTITVGVYEAAKLLNVDPDNVVLCLLAADEDDDRDVALQIHFTLIQAFCCENDIDILRVSNPGRLAELLLLEPHAGPASEGAEQPPDLHCVLVTNPHSSQWKDPALSQLICFCRESRYMDQWVPVINLPER, encoded by the exons ATGACTTTGGAGGAATTCTCGGCCGCGGAGCAGAAGAGCGAAAG GATGGACAAGGTGGGGGACGCCCTGGAGGAGGTGCTCAGCAAAGCCCTGAGTCAGCGCACCATCACCGTCGGCGTGTACGAGGCGGCCAAGCTGCTCAACGT cGACCCGGACAACGTGGTGCTGTGCCTGCTGGCGGCCGATGAGGACGACGACAGGGACGTGGCGCTGCAGATCCACTTCACCCTGATCCAGGCCTTCTGCTGCGAGAACGACATCGACATCCTGCGCGTCAGCAACCCGGGCCGCCTGGCCGAGCTGCTGCTCCTCGAGCCCCACGCCGGCCCCGCGAGCGAGGGCGCCGAGCAGCCCCCGGACCTGCACTGCGTCCTGGTGACG AATCCCCATTCCTCACAGTGGAAGGATCCTGCCTTAAGTCAACTTATTTGTTTTTGCCGGGAAAGTCGCTACATGGATCAGTGGGTTCCAGTGATTAACCTCCCTGAGCGGTGA